In Nicotiana tabacum cultivar K326 chromosome 19, ASM71507v2, whole genome shotgun sequence, one DNA window encodes the following:
- the LOC107806161 gene encoding uncharacterized protein LOC107806161, with protein MDQEISSKDDFFPRNKQQNYHAATGNNTSDRLKRDEWSEGAVSCLLEAYEAKWILRNRAKLKGQDWEDVAKHVSARGNSTRSPKTQTQCKNKIESMKKRYRSESATAADASSWPLYPRLDLLLRGNNASAASTSVIPPPPPAVVEPPQPAAVLPPPPIPVPPPPPPPLPTAVPIGNGGQNSNGSNGVDRAAKEDIMDAKLSDNAASDKHAMDTNSSTPALYSDDKSKSKNVKLRSMEKKSKNKRKRAEGWEIGESIRLLAEVVVRSEQARMETMREIERMRAEAEAKRGEMDLKRTEIIANTQLEIAKLFASITKGVDPSLRIGRS; from the exons ATGGATCAAGAAATCTCTAGTAAAGatgatttctttccaagaaataaGCAGCAAAATTACCATGCTGCCACTGGCAATAATACGAGTGATAGACTGAAGAGAGATGAATGGAGTGAAGGAGCAGTTTCATGCCTTCTCGAAGCTTATGAAGCTAAATGGATACTCCGTAACAGAGCTAAGCTCAAGGGACAAGATTGGGAAGACGTAGCGAAACATGTGTCGGCGCGTGGCAATTCCACGCGATCTCCTAAGACACAGACGCAGTGTAAGAACAAAATTGAGTCGATGAAGAAACGGTACCGATCGGAATCCGCCACCGCCGCTGATGCTTCTTCGTGGCCGCTCTATCCTCGCCTTGACCTTTTGTTACGTGGAAATAATGCTTCCGCAGCTTCCACTTCTGTTATTCCTCCTCCACCGCCGGCTGTGGTGGAACCACCGCAGCCGGCAGCTGTACTACCGCCACCTCCTATTCCGGTTCCTCCGCCTCCTCCACCGCCGCTGCCGACGGCTGTGCCAATTGGGAATGGTGGTCAGAATTCGAATGGGTCTAATGGTGTTGATAGAGCTGCAAAG GAAGACATAATGGATGCCAAATTGTCGGACAATGCAGCATCAGACAAACATGCAATGGATACAAACAGCAGCACGCCGGCCCTCTACAGCGACGACAAGAGCAAGTCGAAGAATGTGAAACTGAGATCAATGGAGAAAAAATCAAAGAACAAGCGAAAGAGGGCAGAAGGGTGGGAAATTGGGGAGAGTATAAGGTTACTAGCAGAAGTAGTAGTAAGGTCAGAGCAAGCAAGAATGGAGACaatgagagagattgagagaatgAGAGCAGAAGCTGAGGCCAAAAGAGGTGAAATGGACCTCAAGCGAACAGAAATAATTGCCAATACCCAACTTGAGATTGCTAAGCTCTTTGCAAGTATTACTAAAGGAGTTGACCCTTCTTTGagaattggaagaagttga
- the LOC107806162 gene encoding U-box domain-containing protein 19-like yields the protein MEVKRRAVKNLVTKLSSVSEQTRTEAICELRLISKNDSDSRPLIADAGAVPYLAESLYSSNKLSQENATATLHNLSISSKDLLMSTRGLLDALSHALRNPSSPFVVQCAAATIFSLLTVESYRSIIGHKRDILFGLVDIIKSPNSDSRTVKDALKALFGIALYPLNRAQIIELGAVPALFSLLCHDGRVGILEDVTAVIAQIAGCEESWEAFRKVSGVGVLVDLLDSSTGSSSRTKENAVSALLNLVQCGGEEIANSVRDTVLGAVDDIIEVAENGTDKGRSKAMTLLKILDASSCMFQEEEQMDCLSNSNHSL from the coding sequence ATGGAGGTCAAACGAAGGGCGGTGAAGAACCTCGTTACGAAGCTAAGTTCCGTCTCGGAGCAGACACGTACAGAAGCAATTTGCGAGCTGAGATTGATCTCAAAGAACGATTCCGACAGCAGACCGTTGATCGCCGACGCCGGCGCGGTTCCGTATTTGGCGGAATCGCTCTACTCGTCGAACAAATTGTCTCAGGAGAACGCAACCGCCACGTTGCATAACCTCTCGATTTCTTCCAAGGACTTGCTGATGTCCACGCGCGGGCTCCTCGATGCGCTCTCTCACGCTCTCCGTAATCCTTCTTCCCCTTTCGTCGTCCAGTGCGCCGCTGCCACCATCTTCAGCTTATTGACGGTCGAGTCGTATCGGTCCATCATCGGCCACAAGCGCGATATTCTCTTTGGGCTTGTAGATATCATTAAAAGCCCTAATTCGGATTCTAGAACTGTAAAAGATGCGCTCAAAGCCCTTTTTGGTATTGCGCTGTACCCGCTGAATCGTGCTCAAATTATCGAGCTTGGGGCAGTACCCGCGTTGTTCTCGCTGCTGTGTCATGACGGGAGAGTTGGTATATTAGAGGATGTTACAGCTGTCATTGCTCAAATTGCGGGGTGTGAGGAGAGCTGGGAGGCGTTTAGGAAGGTATCAGGTGTTGGAGTATTGGTGGATTTGTTGGATAGTTCGACTGGATCAAGCAGTCGAACTAAAGAGAACGCGGTTTCAGCGTTGCTGAATTTGGTGCAATGCGGTGGAGAAGAGATTGCCAACAGTGTTCGTGACACAGTTTTAGGGGCAGTGGATGACATTATTGAAGTGGCGGAAAATGGAACGGATAAGGGCAGGAGCAAAGCAATGACGTTGTTGAAGATACTTGATGCGAGTTCCTGTATGTTTCAAGAGGAGGAGCAGATGGACTGCTTATCAAATTCAAACCATTCATTATGA